Proteins found in one Plasmodium relictum strain SGS1 genome assembly, chromosome: 13 genomic segment:
- a CDS encoding minichromosome maintenance protein, putative has translation MDLIVNLYFNNSELNDDVKTLILSWVSFFRNNWNYMFNIDKEVILKLEFFLDNKKVISKNAPPNNEVYMHELKKNPEVVLKFMKVSMHLLLFKFLGLDKKTEHLETFDEKDKKDKNNNNNKECNFIRKEEIKDAESDNLLINELRYDKYKDSEIFKTFFFTNRITIYLYNWNKVDKFENLKSEKVNQLICIRGSVLRVSPIQLLITNLNFLCEKCKQIIKIEFTDGKYETPKRCINSCDGKNFIPIRESAKSIEYQKLILKENRKNLNNIYETNDSNIKNLTVTLEVSKFFVNSCIPGNYVEALGILKVISFNNNYLINGKNSLFNMYIDCLSIFPLSSKKYLNNSYFNIVKIKETKNKIHSSLLWESYIDKFNKKMLYLKNKRSNKTENKEEIKKYRYNVNKKNMNKMESSPDLPSVDNVFNSNKSNSLSYKSRLINSSDKFEENLLHKSDYIESKSSFYNNEKIIEENLPKKQEKEKKEKGSNALLDDEIFNVDNNMYDDDICMYGEYISEEKFSNRNSNINNSDIENENFQINDTNNDSFNLNKEFDEKTLEFINDMHKNENNKFYLLIASFCPRIIMSNYIKAGLLLSLLGGKTIYDEYNQIKRRGNIHNLLIGDPGLGKSRILQYISNIIDKSLFICSTSTSINGLTACAVKDTSNNEYSLEGGALVLSDKGVCCIDELDKISLNDQQSFLECMESQSINITKAGIVCNLKTRCTIIAASNPKEGKYNYKRTIFDNIKIPFPLLSRFDLVFLLADRVSEEKDHRISNYLINTSYRNKNSDEEEDNNIDNDSLIFSMKDSLHHKCKQINEQNYLPLELIGVFIKYSRKYIFPTLSIEAKKYIRKFYLHLRNLSITHNDISIPITIRQLESLIRLCQARARADLSNTVTLNHAKEVVEIYQKTIFYPLHIKTLNFKEKSTKTSKGKSAASLSNVFKENIIQLAKQKNNKIYNKELHNLAKSIILSADSNISDETLIHFGNPLICLFLNIFNFFFFFPFYSYF, from the exons ATGGATTTAATTGTAAACCTCTATTTTAACAATTCAGAATTAAATG atGATGTAAAAACATTAATTTTAAGTTGGGTATCTTTTTTTAGAAACAACTGGAATTACATGTTTAATATAGACAAAGaggtaattttaaaattagaattttttttagataataaaaaagtaataagTAAAAATGCTCCACCAAATAATGAAGTATATATGCATGAACTTAAAAAGAATCCTGAAGtagttttaaaatttatgaaGGTTTCCATGCATTTGTTATTGTTTAAGTTTTTAggattagataaaaaaacaGAACATTTAGAAACCTTTgatgaaaaagataaaaaagataaaaataacaacaataataaagaatgtaattttattagaaaagAGGAAATAAAAGATGCAGAAAGTGATAATTTgttaataaatgaattaagatatgataaatataaagacTCAGAAAtctttaaaacttttttttttactaataggataacaatatatttatataattggAATAAAGTTGATAAATTTGAGAAtttaaaaagtgaaaaagTAAATCAGTTAATTTGTATAAGAGGAAGCGTTTTAAGAGTATCACCAATTCAATTATTAATTACtaatcttaattttttatgtgaAAAATGCaaacaaattataaaaatagaatttaCTGATGGTAAATATGAAACACCAAAAAGATGTATAAATAGTTGTGAtggaaaaaattttattccCATAAGAGAATCTGCAAAATCAATAGAATATCAAAaacttattttaaaagaaaatcgaaaaaatttaaataatatttatgaaacCAATGATTctaatattaaaaacttaacaGTTACATTAGAagtttcaaaattttttgtaaattctTGTATTCCGGGTAATTATGTTGAAGCTTTAGGAATACTTAAGgttatttcttttaacaataattatttaattaatggAAAAAATTCTCTCTTTAATATGTATATTGATTGTTTATCTATCTTTCCATTATcatcaaaaaaatatctaaataatagctattttaatatagtaaaaattaaagaaacaaaaaataaaattcattCCTCCCTTCTATGGGAATCTTATATAGataaatttaacaaaaaaatgctatatttaaaaaataaaagatcaAATAAAACGGAAAACAAAGaggaaattaaaaaatataggtataatgttaataaaaaaaatatgaataaaatgGAAAGTAGTCCTGATTTACCTTCAGTGGATAATgtatttaattcaaataaaagtAATTCATTAAGTTATAAAAGTAGATTAATTAATAGTAGTGATAAATttgaagaaaatttattgCATAAAAGTGACTATATAGAGAGCAAGTCTTCATTTTATAACAATGAGAAAATTATAGAAGAAAATCTACCAAAAAAacaggaaaaagaaaaaaaggaaaaaggaAGCAATGCTCTTTTAGATGatgaaatatttaatgtTGATAATAATATGTATGATGATGATATTTGTATGTACGGTGAATACATAAGTGAAGAAAAATTTTCCAATAGAAatagtaatataaataacagtgatatagaaaatgaaaattttcagATAAATGATACAAATAATGAtagttttaatttaaataaggaATTTGATGAAAAAACTTTAGAATTTATTAACGATATGcacaaaaatgaaaataacaaattttatcTATTAATTGCATCTTTCTGTCCACGTATTATTATGAGTAATTACATAAAGGCAGGTTTGCTGCTAAGTTTATTAGGTGGAAAGACAATTTATGATGAATACAAccaaattaaaagaagaggaaatatacataatttattaattggtgATCCTGGTTTAGGTAAAAGTAGAATTTTACAGTATATTAGTAATATAATTGATAAAAGTTTATTCATATGTAGCACATCAACAAGTATAAATGGATTAACTGCATGTGCAGTTAAAGATACCTCAAATAATGAATATTCACTAGAAGGAGGAGCATTGGTTTTATCAGATAAAGGTGTCTGTTGCATTGATGAATTAGAcaaaatttctttaaatgaCCAACAATCTTTTTTAGAATGTATGGAAAGTCAGTCTATTAATATAACAAAAGCTGGTATCgtatgtaatttaaaaactaGATGTACTATTATTGCTGCATCTAATCCAAAAGAGGGAAAATATAACTACAAAAGAACTATATTTGATAACATAAAAATTCCCTTTCCATTATTAAGTAGATTTGATTTAGTTTTTTTACTAGCTGATCGAGTTTCTGAAGAAAAAGATCATCGTATTTccaattatttaattaatactAGTTATAGAAACAAAAATTCtgatgaagaagaagataataatattgataatGATTCACTAATATTCTCTATGAAAGATTCCCTTCATCATAAATGTAAACAAATTAATGAACAAAATTACTTGCCATTAGAACTTATTGgagtttttataaaatatagtaGAAAATACATTTTCCCCACATTATCTATAGaagcaaaaaaatatatcagaAAGTTTTACTTACATCTTAGAAATTTATCAATAACTCACAACGATATAAGTATTCCTATTACTATTAGACAACTAGAATCACTAATTAGATTATGTCAAGCAAGAGCTAGGGCCGATTTATCAAACACAGTCACATTAAATCATGCTAAAGAGGTCGTAGAGATATATCAGAAAACCATTTTTTATCCATTGCATATAAAAACGTTGAActttaaagaaaaatcaaCTAAAACTAGTAAAGGGAAATCAGCTGCATCCCTATCAAATGtgtttaaagaaaatattatacaattagctaaacaaaaaaacaataaaatttataataag gAATTACATAATTTAGCTAAATCAATAATACTTTCAGCAGATTCCAACATATCTGACGAAACATTAATTCATTTTGGTAATCCTTTAATATGCctgtttttaaatatatttaattttttttttttttttccattttactcttatttttaa
- a CDS encoding heat shock protein DNAJ homologue Pfj4, putative encodes MSKRVNYYEVLGVPQDADISIIKKSYRTLAMKWHPDKNPNNKAEATERFKQISEAYEVLSDPKRRRKYDLYGTDENYMADENDEFSNFHKNFGFNDAQRIFEMFFGDSTPFGNDSFFSDVMGSSFGDKRRGRMNRSSDPFDNFFGSSFNISFGSSSFDNFVDGGSCFTSVETSTSNGGKYKNRVIKTSTSKTTSIVNGKRVTRIETVKTLPNGTVERTVTEREEDGRGNINVRQLPAHELKRNRR; translated from the exons atgtcaAAAAGAGTAAATTATTATGAAGTTTTAGGAGTACCTCAAGATGCTGATATAAGCATAATCAAAAAATCATATAGAACTTTAGCTATGAAATGGCATCCtg ATAAAAATCCAAATAATAAAGCAGAAGCAACTGAAAGATTTAAACAAATTTCAGAAGCTTATGAAGTATTATCAGATCCAAagagaagaagaaaatatgatc tTTATGGAACTGATGAAAATTATATGGCAGATGAAAATGACgaattttcaaattttcataaaaattttggATTTAATGATGCACAAAGAATATTCGAAATGTTTTTTGGAGATTCTACTCCATTTGGAAATGATTCATTTTTTAGTGATGTAATGGGATCATCATTTGGAGATAAAAGAAGAGGAAGAATGAATAGATCATCTGATCcatttgataatttttttggatcttcatttaatatatcCTTTGGTTCATCATCATTTGATA ATTTTGTTGATGGTGGCTCTTGTTTTACTTCTGTAGAAACATCAACATCAAATGGAGGAAAATACAAAAACAGAGTTATAAAAACTTCTACATCAAAAACTACTTCAATTGTTAATGGAAAAAGAGTAACTAGAATTGAAACTGTCAAAACATTACCTAATGGAACAGTAGAAAGAACAGTAACAGAAAGAGAAGAAGATGGAAGAGGAAATATTAACGTTAGACAATTACCAGCACACGAATTAAAGAGAAatagaagataa
- a CDS encoding mitochondrial ribosomal protein S18 precursor, putative — protein sequence MILKNNFSIPIQSIVLKNKSILIFMRYNNPTKNIIDSNLKKNVNMKLEDVKVSKENSCNALFDECLEELYKMKRKIDKESVEYDNSPVIEELNKEEIKITKNIFERINKKKKHVSHLSYKDIYIDPYWNPFKEVNDLKDEITYEFNEYSKLASIVELKKQKRAIKKSLKEQYRLYNPYSDEYNNYFNLNIDKDEVICNDKSEKYWNPSFDKRKILNIKSPFTWRHTHILHNFIGENGLILPRKFNLTTRKQQIQIFKSICIARRMAIYPYDKKPDKDDLIPLMDPMQLLADELIHRYIELKDLRAQAIIKVMINKYPSLNYYKYFCYESKKKKEKQEKGKFSQILRKYKKNYYENSFNY from the coding sequence ATGATTCTAAAGAATAACTTTTCAATTCCTATACAAAGTATcgtattaaaaaataaaagtattctAATATTTATGAGATATAATAATCcaactaaaaatataattgattcaaatttaaaaaaaaatgtaaatatgaAACTAGAAGATGTGAAAGTTTCTAAGGAGAATTCTTGTAACGCTTTATTCGATGAGTGTTTAgaagaattatataaaatgaaaagaaaaatagatAAAGAAAGTGTAGAATATGACAATTCTCCAGTAATAGAAGAATTAAacaaagaagaaataaaaataacaaaaaatatatttgagagaattaataaaaaaaaaaaacatgttTCTCATTTAAGttataaagatatatatatagatccTTACTGGAATCCCTTTAAGGAGGTGAATGATTTAAAAGATGAAATCACTTATGAATTTAATGAATACTCCAAATTGGCAAGCATagtagaattaaaaaaacaaaagcgTGCAATTAAAAAGTCCTTAAAAGAACAATATAGATTATATAATCCTTATTCagatgaatataataattattttaatttaaatatagatAAAGATGAAGTAATATGTAATGATAAAAGTGAAAAATATTGGAATCCTTCTTttgataaaagaaaaattttaaatataaaaagtccATTTACTTGGAGGCATACAcatattttacataattttattgGAGAAAATGGTTTAATATTGCCAAGAAAATTCAATTTAACTACCAGAAAGCAGCAAatacaaatttttaaatctaTATGCATAGCTAGAAGAATGGCTATTTATCCATATGATAAAAAGCCGGATAAAGACGATTTAATCCCTTTAATGGATCCAATGCAGCTACTAGCTGATGAATTAATTCATAGATACATTGAACTAAAAGATTTAAGAGCACAGGCAATTATTAAAGTTATGATAAATAAATATCCatctttaaattattataaatatttctgcTATGAAtcgaaaaaaaagaaagaaaaacaagaaaaaggaaaattttcTCAAATTTTacgaaaatataaaaagaattattacgaaaattcatttaattactga